Proteins encoded within one genomic window of Esox lucius isolate fEsoLuc1 chromosome 12, fEsoLuc1.pri, whole genome shotgun sequence:
- the LOC105022368 gene encoding zinc finger protein 85 isoform X1, whose amino-acid sequence MANQQNESPGLGKRAAAGVAVYKVREAAMAILQTEPTGNLKINKRSVPSNPFVIPEPSLKPYKRHPTLILPPSHSANPVGGFTCEVCGQNFFSFPQMVRHKQFHDEERPFPCGVCGKRFLSRSHYTEHQRVHTGERPFPCDQCERSFTTHHNLKRHQTIHAKEEAYRCRKCGVLFCQRHEYPRGIPRPDLEPRPGFESMTTMQPTPTIQVTLTPRQLEKLNKKKKKKKKKKSHDLSTKRDHSKKKKIAKHPVSMERVHSVPQNELWPVMSPRDKLLKVAYDIEVIL is encoded by the coding sequence ATGGCTAATCAGCAAAATGAGTCTCCTGGGCTGGGCAAGAGGGCTGCAGCAGGTGTGGCTGTTTACAAAGTACGAGAGGCTGCAATGGCTATTCTGCAAACAGAACCTACTGGTAACCTGAAAATAAACAAACGGAGTGTTCCATCAAATCCTTTTGTCATACCAGAACCTTCCCTAAAGCCATACAAGCGGCATCCCACTCTGATATTGCCACCTTCGCATAGCGCCAACCCGGTTGGAGGGTTTACCTGTGAGGTGTGCGGCCAGAACTTCTTCTCTTTTCCTCAGATGGTGAGACACAAACAGTTTCATGACGAAGAGCGGCCTTTTCCCTGCGGTGTGTGTGGGAAGCGTTTCCTGAGCCGCAGCCACTACACCGAGCACCAGCGGGTGCACACCGGGGAGCGGCCTTTCCCCTGCGACCAGTGTGAGCGCTCGTTCACCACACACCATAACCTCAAGCGTCACCAGACCATCCACGCCAAGGAGGAGGCGTACCGCTGCCGGAAGTGTGGCGTGCTGTTCTGCCAGCGCCACGAGTACCCCAGAGGAATACCCCGACCCGACCTTGAGCCCCGGCCTGGGTTTGAGTCCATGACCACCATGCAACCCACACCTACCATTCAGGTTACACTCACACCCAGGCAACTTGAAAAGCTtaacaaaaagaagaaaaagaagaagaagaaaaagagccATGATCTCTCAACCAAGCGTGATCATtctaagaagaaaaaaattgcGAAGCACCCGGTCTCAATGGAGAGGGTACATTCTGTGCCTCAAAATGAACTTTGGCCTGTAATGTCGCCTAGAGACAAATTGCTAAAAGTTGCCTATGACATTGAGGTTATTCTGTGA
- the LOC105022368 gene encoding zinc finger protein 678 isoform X2, giving the protein MSLLGWARGLQQVWLFTKYERLQWLFCKQNLLMVRHKQFHDEERPFPCGVCGKRFLSRSHYTEHQRVHTGERPFPCDQCERSFTTHHNLKRHQTIHAKEEAYRCRKCGVLFCQRHEYPRGIPRPDLEPRPGFESMTTMQPTPTIQVTLTPRQLEKLNKKKKKKKKKKSHDLSTKRDHSKKKKIAKHPVSMERVHSVPQNELWPVMSPRDKLLKVAYDIEVIL; this is encoded by the exons ATGAGTCTCCTGGGCTGGGCAAGAGGGCTGCAGCAGGTGTGGCTGTTTACAAAGTACGAGAGGCTGCAATGGCTATTCTGCAAACAGAACCTACTG ATGGTGAGACACAAACAGTTTCATGACGAAGAGCGGCCTTTTCCCTGCGGTGTGTGTGGGAAGCGTTTCCTGAGCCGCAGCCACTACACCGAGCACCAGCGGGTGCACACCGGGGAGCGGCCTTTCCCCTGCGACCAGTGTGAGCGCTCGTTCACCACACACCATAACCTCAAGCGTCACCAGACCATCCACGCCAAGGAGGAGGCGTACCGCTGCCGGAAGTGTGGCGTGCTGTTCTGCCAGCGCCACGAGTACCCCAGAGGAATACCCCGACCCGACCTTGAGCCCCGGCCTGGGTTTGAGTCCATGACCACCATGCAACCCACACCTACCATTCAGGTTACACTCACACCCAGGCAACTTGAAAAGCTtaacaaaaagaagaaaaagaagaagaagaaaaagagccATGATCTCTCAACCAAGCGTGATCATtctaagaagaaaaaaattgcGAAGCACCCGGTCTCAATGGAGAGGGTACATTCTGTGCCTCAAAATGAACTTTGGCCTGTAATGTCGCCTAGAGACAAATTGCTAAAAGTTGCCTATGACATTGAGGTTATTCTGTGA